TCTTGGCCTCGCGCCGCGGCGGCGCCGCGGCTCTCATATCTCTCTTACTTAGGAATTTTCGGCCCCAGCTCAAGCCTGACCGGCCGGCGCACCGGCCGGCAAGGTCGCGCCGAACCGGTCCGCCGGCCGTTCGGTGAAGGCCGCGCGCGGCCAGACCACCTCGACGACCGCGCCGGTTTCCGGCGCCGGCCTGTTGCGGAAGGTGATGCGCGCGCCGGAGCGCTGCAGCAGCGTCTTGGCAATGAAGACGCCGAGCCCCATGCCCGACGGCTCCTCGCCGGGCGGGTCCCGCAGCGGGTCCTTCTTGGCGCGCCGGCCCCGCTCCTTGCTGCGCTGGGTAAGATAGGGCTCGCCGATGCGGTCGATGATGTCGGACGGAAAGCCCGGGCCGTCGTCGGCGACCGTCACGGTCACTTCGCGCTCGTCCCAGCGCGCGGTCAGCTTGACGGTCGACTTGGCGAAATCGACGGCGTTCTCGACGATGTTGCCGAGGCCGTAGAGCACCGCCGGATTGCGCTGGAGCGCCGGCTCGCCCTCGCGGTTCGCCGGCAGGTCGACATCGATGCGGACATCGAAGAACCGATGCGGCTGGACCACCTCCTCCACCAGTTGGGCGAGCGGCATGGTGTCGAAGGGCGCATCGCCGCCCGACAGGCTCTTCAGCTTGGCGAGGATGTCGCGGCAGCGCTTCACCTGGTCGCCGAGCAGCGCCATGTCCTCGCCGACCGGCCCGTCCTTGGGCAGGACCCGGGCGAGCTCCTTGGTGACGAGGGCGATGGTGGCGAGCGGCGTGCCGAGCTCGTGCGCCGCTGCCGCCGCCAGTCCGTCGAGCTGCGACAGGTGCTGCTCGCGCGCCAGAACGCGCTCGGTCGCCGCCAGGGCCTCGGTGAACTGGCGCGATTCCTCGGCGACCTGCCACGCATAGATGCCGATGAAGCTGATGCACAGCACCAGGGCGGCCCAGACGCCGACGAGATAGAGCGTCGGCAGGCGCAGGTCGTCGCGCCACTCCCAGGGCAGCGGCAGGTGCACCAGCGCGACGAAGCTCGCGCAGACGATGGCGAGAAAGCCGATGATCAGCGTCATGCGCGGCGGCAGCGATGTGGCCGAGATCAGCACCGGTGCCAGCAGCAGGAAGGCGAAGGGGTTTTCGAGCCCGCCGGTGAGGAACAGCAGGAAGGCGAGCTGCAGGATGTCCCAGGCCAGCGATGCGCCGGCCTCCGGCGCATCGAGGCGGTGGTTGGCCGGATAGCGCAGGCGCAGCGAGACGTTGAGCCAGGCCGAGGCACCGACCGCGATCAGGCACCACTCGATCGGCAGCGAGGAATCGAGACCCCAGAACACCGACAGGATCGCCGCGGTCTGGCCGATGACCGCGAACCAGCGCAGCCGGATCAGCGTCTCCAGCCGGACGCTGCGCCGCCAGGTGGTGGTTTCGGTCAGAAGGTTGAGGCCGAACTTCATCCGCATGGGCAAGCTCTAGCAGGTGTCGTCAAGCAGCACAGCGGCATCCTTTTGTCGCAGTGGAAACGACGGCGGA
This portion of the bacterium YEK0313 genome encodes:
- the regB_1 gene encoding Sensor histidine kinase RegB; the protein is MRMKFGLNLLTETTTWRRSVRLETLIRLRWFAVIGQTAAILSVFWGLDSSLPIEWCLIAVGASAWLNVSLRLRYPANHRLDAPEAGASLAWDILQLAFLLFLTGGLENPFAFLLLAPVLISATSLPPRMTLIIGFLAIVCASFVALVHLPLPWEWRDDLRLPTLYLVGVWAALVLCISFIGIYAWQVAEESRQFTEALAATERVLAREQHLSQLDGLAAAAAHELGTPLATIALVTKELARVLPKDGPVGEDMALLGDQVKRCRDILAKLKSLSGGDAPFDTMPLAQLVEEVVQPHRFFDVRIDVDLPANREGEPALQRNPAVLYGLGNIVENAVDFAKSTVKLTARWDEREVTVTVADDGPGFPSDIIDRIGEPYLTQRSKERGRRAKKDPLRDPPGEEPSGMGLGVFIAKTLLQRSGARITFRNRPAPETGAVVEVVWPRAAFTERPADRFGATLPAGAPAGQA